TGGTCGATCCTCAAAACATTGCCGAGACTGCCAATTGGCTGGCACGCCAAAACCCAAACGCCCGGCTTGTGAAAACCAAGCATTCGGTGGCCGCACCCGAGGTTGTTTTGGAAAGCTTTCTAGGGCGTCAAAAAATAACAGAACCGCACCATCATTTGGATCAGATGACCAGTATGAACCTGATCCCTACTACATCCTTAGATGCGATGAACCTCGCCAAAACACTGGCAGAGGGTGAATTTGGCTTGGTGAGGGCTAAAGGTTTCGTCACTGATATATCAGGTGACAAAATGTTGATTCAGATCGTTGGGCGACGTTGGGCTATCAAAGCAGCAGATCCCAAGCTTAAAGATGGTTTGGTTTGTTTGGGGATGAAAGAGCAAATGAGGCCCAGTCAGCTGAGGGCCTTGATTGCTTGAATTTTATTGGCCAAGCTAAATTTATCATCCACGTTTTAGCTGCGCATCTAGTTTGGGGATAATGTATCTTCGAAGCATGGCGAAGTTGAATGTGGTTGCACTGTTTCCGCTTACTATATTTTTAGTTAAACTAACCTGAAAATGCAGTTTTGATAAGTATGATACTGCCTCTGTGCAAGCAGCACTGCAAGCGTGCTCTTTTGTTGAAGATCTTTGGGGGCTAGTTGGCGCCCTAGGTCAAACCAGAAGTCTTCCATTGCTTAAACCCTTATATATATCCGGTAGACGCTGACGTCAGACAGGTACTCTTTTGGTCCACATTCTGATCGACACTCTAACCAAGCTACCCACGGTAGCATTATGATTAAGTTATTGTTTTCAGATGAATAACTTACAGGTACTCTACTGTATCTTACTGTAAGTGGTGCCCGGGGGCGGATTTGAACCACCGACACGAGGATTTTCAGTCCACTGCTCTACCCCTGAGCTACCCGGGCAAGGGAAAGCTATTATAAATTGGGTGATGGCCTTCTATGGCGTGCAGATCAGAGTGTCCAGAGGGATTCACCAATTTTTCTAGTTTTTGGCTTTAAGCTTAACTGTTTTGAAAAAGTTCAAGCAACCTTCCTCGTGCGGCCGGTGGGCTTTTCAAACCTAGATTCTCACACAAATGGTTTTCTATGAAGAAACCAGTCACTTGCAGGGCATCAACGATATCCAATTGTGTGGCTTCCCCATTTCCCAACATCACATCTGGCAGGGGCAATAAGCGGTCTACCCATTGCCCTGCCCCTTGCGTTGACACTGCACGCCCAGATTTTGGGGAAATATATCGTAAGTCGTTAGTTTTATTGGTGACCGCACAGCTTTGAAGGTCTAACCCATACCCCATAGTTTCAAGAAGCAAGATTTCCCACTTAAGATAAGCCAACGGCCATATATCCTGCCGATCAAGGAGATCTAAAAGTTGCTCTGTTGCAGTATAGAACTCTTCCATTATTTCTCGCTCAGGCAGCACAAATCGCAACATCGCTACCACTGCGTTAAGGCCGGATAAGGCCGCCCGATTTGCAATTGCAATTGCGCTTCTGCTCCTTAAAGGCTCAACGGTAAATGTACCTATATGATCGTGTAAACGTGCCCGCCAAGTCACTTCAAGCTGTGCTCCAGGTTGAAGAACAGGCGCAAGCTTTCTTGATGTACCGGCCCTTACCATACCAAGGTGCCGCCCGTGCAACGGCGTGAAAACTTCAATTATGGCAGAAGTTTCACCATGCTTTTTCGTCGAAAGTAATATACCATGATCGCGCCATTCCATAAAAACAAGCCTACTGTCAAAGTCCACCAATGTCAGCAGATTTGAAATCAAATAATACTCGCCTGAAAAACACTAGTCTTTCCCAAGCAAATGCTTTCCACTTGAGCTCTCTACCTCGATCACCCACAAGTCAGGGTCAAAGCTGCGCTGTTTCGCAATCAATGCATCTACATCGCTTTCAATTCCTGAAGACAGCTCGTTCCAAGAAAGATCCCCGTTTTGCAAATCATACGAGCGATGCATAAGGCGCGCTTGCCCGTCTAACGTTGCCACCTTAACCAAAACTGCTCCGGCTGTATTGTCGCCATGTGCGATCACATAAGCAGATATGTTTTGCAGCTCTAAACGTTTAATATACGCATGCACCCAAAACTCTGTGACCAGCCTCGTCATATATTTCCATCTTTGAAATTAAGGCCCATTTCTGAATAACGTTGCGCATCTTCAAGCCATTTTTCTCGGACTTTGACTTGGCAAAACAAATGCACTCTCCGTCCTAGAAACGTTTCTAATTCTTGACGTGCCGCTTTGGAAATTGCCTTAATTGTTTCGCCCTTATTCCCTAAAACAATACCTTTGTGCCCATCTCGAACAACATAGATCACCTGATCAATTCTTGCGCTACCATCCTTTCTTTCTTCCCAATTATCGGTTTCAACGGTCAGCTGATAAGGCAGTTCCTGATGTAATCTTAGCGTCAGTTTTTCGCGGGTCATTTCTGCGGCAATCATCCTAAGCGGCAAATCCGCAATTTGATCCTCAGGATAGAGCCACGGATGGACAGGAACTTTGGTTGCAAGCGATTTACGTAAATCTATAACCCCATGGCCATGTTCAGCGGAAATCATAAACGTATGCTCAAACTGGTATTGCGTATTCATTTCTTGAGTTAGGCTCAACAAAACCTCAGATTTCACTCTGTCAATTTTATTAATTGCCAAAATAACCTGCCGGTCCTGAGCAGTTTCCTTCAACTGCTGAATAATTGCCATAACGCCCTCGGTTAAACCGCGATGGGCCTCTACAAGCAAAACAACTATATCAGCATCTGCCGCCCCGCTCCAAGCAGCGGCAACCATTGCGCGATCCAGGCGGCGGCGGGGCTTAAACACACCAGGGGTATCGACAAAGACGAGTTGGGATTCCCCTTCGATGGCAACCCCTCTTATTCGGGCCCGTGTTGTTTGAACCTTATGAGTTACAATTGAGACCTTAGCCCCAACCATTTGATTCAATAGAGTCGATTTCCCGGCATTTGGTTCGCCAATGAGGGCTATAAAACCTGCTCTTTTCATTCAGTAGCACCTAAATCTTGCAGCAGCGCATTTGCGGCAGCTTGTTCAGCTTTCCGTTTGGTTCCAGCACTTGCTTGTTGCTTTTCGCCGGTTTCAAGGCACACTTCAATTTCAAAAACAGGGGCATGATCAGGGCCCTTACGAGACATAGTTTCGTAAATCGGTGGTTTTAAACCCCGAGCTTGAGCCCATTCTTGCAAAGCCGTCTTTGCATCACGGGCATCAGATTTAACAGCTTCAATATGCTGACCCCAAAGTGTGAGAATGATCTTCTCAGCTGTGCCAAGACCTCCGTCTATATAGATAGCTGCAATTATCGCTTCCATTGCATCGCCTAGCAGTGCCTCTTTACGGCGCCCACCTGAAACCATCTCAGAGCGGCCTAGTTTTAGAACCGAACCTAAATCTATTTGCTGGGCAACTTCAGCACATGTTTCTTTGCGCACAAGAGTATTAAATCTGGGTGCGAGGATTCCTTCTTTTGCCTCAATATATTTCTCGAAAAGTGCGTGCGCTATGATCAAACCAAGCACACGGTCTCCCAAAAACTCTAGCCGTTGATTATCACGACGCGTCTGTGAACTCATAGAAGAGTGGGTCACAGCTTCTGTAAGCAAACTGGGATCGTCGAACGTATAGCCCAGACGGTTTTGAAAACTGATTAGATCGGCAGAAAGCTTCACTCTATCCTCTTAAAAAACCGATCGCTGCGCCATGTCCAAAAGAAAAACATCGATCGTCCACTTGACGAAAACATGACCCGGTCTGCACGGCCAACCAGATCCTCAAACTTTACAAAGCCAACGCCTCCAGCTTTCTGACGTATGCGGCTGTCAGTTGAATTATCTCGGTTATCGCCCATGAAAAAATATTCGCCCTTTGGAACAGTAAAGACAGGCGTTGTGTCATTGGATCTTGATCCAATATTTAAAGTGTAATGCGCAACTCCATTCGGGAGAGTTTCAATGAAACGTTCCTTTTCGCATATACCACCAGTTCCAACTGCTCCATTTGCGCATCGCGGCCGATTACCAAATGATCCCTGTGGCTCCATTATTTCTTTGAAAATACCATCTGGTTTCATATCTACAGGTGTTCCATTGATATGAAGACGGCCCTCTTTCATTTGAACTTTATCACCCGAAAGTCCAATCAACCTTTTGATATAATCCCTGCCAGTAACTGGGTGACGAAAAACCACGACGTCACCCCTTTCCGGTTTACCCGCGAATAAGCGTTTATTGTCTTTCCTCAAAAATCCACAAATATCTTTCGCATCTACATTAATGCCAAATCTGGGAATAATAACACTTGGGCAGGAGGCATATGAGTATCCATAAGCCATTTTATTCACAAACAGAAAATCACCGATCAGCAGGGTTTCTTTCATTGAGCCTGATGGAATCCAGAACGGTTGAAAGAACAAGGATCTAAAAATACCTGCCAATAGCAATGCATACACAATGGTTTTAATTGTCTCTAAAATGGCATTTGGTTTTGTTTTGGCTTCAGTTGCCATCGGATTCTCCGGTATAAGATAATCGGTACATGATCATTTGACGCCCGTGTGTCAAGCCAGCGGTCTTGCCTCAATGACCACAAAAGCCTGTGCCCAAGGATGGTCATCCGTCAAAGTAACGTGAATGATAGCTTCATGGCCTTGGGGGGTCATATTCTGCAAACGCTCGGCTGCCCATCCCGAAACTTCCATTACTGGCTGCCCTGTTCTCAGGTTTTTAACAGCCATGTCTTTCCATGCGATACCCATTCGCAAGCCAGTGCCCAGGGCTTTTGAACAGGCCTCTTTTGCCGCCCAGCGCTTGGCATATGTCCCTGCTTTATCCTGTCTGCGTTCCGCTTTTTTCTGTTCAATTTCTGTAAATACTCGGTTCCGAAACCTATCTCCATGTCGGTCTAACACGCCAGCGATGCGCTCAATATTGGCAAGATCAGTTCCAACGCCAAGGATCATAGCAGATCACGTGCCTCATCCATTAAGCGGCGCATTTCAGAAATTGCTGGTTGCAACCCAAGAAAAATCGCTTCGCCAATCAAAAAATGTCCGATATTCAGCTCCATCACTTCAGGAAAAGCCGCCACTGGTTTTACAGTCTCATAGGTCAACCCATGCCCAACATGTACTTCAAGCCCCAAGGAATAAGCATATGCTGACATTTCCCGCAAGCGCTCTAACTCAGCATCACTTTCCTTAATTCTACCCTCTGCATGCAGGTCGCAATATGCGCCGGCATGAAGTTCGATGACCTGCGCACCAATTCGCTTGGCTGCATCAATTTGCCTTTTGTCCGCAGCTATAAAAATCGAAACGCGGCTACCAGCCTCACGTAAAGGTGCAATGAAATGAGCCAACCTATTGTCGTCTTGTACAACGTCTAGCCCACCTTCAGTCGTTCTTTCCTCTCGTTTTTCGGGCACAATACAGACTGCATGGGGTTTGTGGCGCAATGCAATTTCTTGCATTTCATCAGTTGCAGCCATCTCAAAATTCAAAGGGACGCTCAGTGTTTCCACTAAACGATTGATATCCTCATCAGAAATGTGCCTACGATCTTCTCGCAAATGTGCTGTAATTCCATCGGCACCTGCCTCTTGAGCTAGAACAGCTGCACGAACGGGATCTGGATAGGCCGATCCTCTTGCATTTCTTACCGTGGCGACATGATCTATATTCACACCGAGTCTGAGTTTTCCAATATACCGCATGCCGCTAATTCCCTTTTTCTTCCTTGGTTAATCTATCGCGCTTATACTCTTTCATCATTTGATTTAGGTTTCTTTTTTTTCAAGAGCAGAAGTTTCTCTTTCAACGCTCCTTTACGCCGTTTTTGGTAGGCGCGAATTATTGGAACAGTCAAAAAGTAAGCGATTATAGAAATGACCACGCCCGGCGCTATCCCGCCTATTAGAAAAGGAAAGAAAACCTCGTCATAAAAAAGGAATACGTTGGACCAATCTGTAGGCTTACCAGAAAATACAGAGCCAATATTGGTCTGAAAATCACGACCTGCATCAACAAACTTCCCGACGAACGAACGACCATTTTCTAGGTCGGCGGCTTGATTTCCTAATAAAAAATTTCCAGTTTTTATTGATATGACACCAATGGGAAAATAGGTCAGCGGATTTCCAAAAAATGTCCCCAGAAGTGAGGCCAGAATGTTCCCATTTGAGAGACGTGCAATAACCGCAGCAACAATAAAATGAAGTCCGTAAAGCGGTGTGAAGGTTGCAAAAACTCCCGCGGATATCCCTCGGGCGATGCGCTCAGGGGTGTCCGGCAACCGGCGAAGTCTATGCTGTACATATTGAAAAGCACGCGACCACCCGCCTTTTGGCCATAATGTGCCAAACAAGACTTTAAAAGCAGACCTTTTATCCCGACGCTTAAATACCACAAGAACCTCTAACTTCTCTAAGGTTCACTTACGCTAGCTTGACCTCGGCGTAAACGGGCAACTGCGGCCACTTGCCCTTCTGCTTCCAGAACTGTTGTCACGGCGTGAAGATGCTCAATGTCTCTCAGATCGACATTCATATTCAGACGGTAAAAATCTGGGTTGCGTTCAGCAAATTCCAAGTCGGAAATATTTGCTAACTGCTCCCCAATCAAGGTACAAATTCGCCCCAGTACGCCTGCATCATTGCTGATTGTTACATCCAAGGTCACGGGATAGACCGCTGCATGTTTTCCTGAATGCCAATGTAAATCAAGCCAAAGATCCGGTTTGCTTTCATAGTTGACCAAAACCTCACAATCAATCGTATGCACAGCAACACCCTGACCATGGGCCGCGATACCAATTATCCGTTCACCGGGAAGAGCTTGACAACACGGCGATCGATTAAAAGATTGCCCGGGTGCCAAACCAATCACAGCACGGCGGCTATCTACGACAGGCTGCTGGTCGGATGCTAATTCAGGATAAACTGACTGAACGACATCACGGGATCGAAGCTCCGCACTTCCCAATCTCGCCAGTAATTCTTCTTTGTTTGGAATGCGCATTTTCTTGGCAGCGGTAGAGAGCGCCTTATCCGTTGCCTTTTTTCCAACATGTTCAAAAGCGGCACGCGCTAATTCCTGCCCCATCACAATGTGCTTTTGTTTGTCAGCCTCACGCAAAGCGCGCCTAATGGCTGTCTTTGCCTTACCGGTTTCGGCCATTTCTAGCCAAGTTCCTTGAGGGTTTTGACCTTGCGCTGTAATCACTTCGATGGATTGCCCATTTCTTAATCTTGTCCACAAAGGAACTCTTAATCCATCAACTTTTGCCCCAACACATCGGTTGCCAATCCGTGTATGAATTGCATAGGCAAAATCTATTGGAGTAGCGCCTTTGGGCAATTTGATGACATCACCCTTTGGGGTAAAGCAGAATACCTTATCGGTATACATTTCAAGCTTAACAGCTTCGAGAAACGCATCATGATCTTCTTCTGCATCGAATTGTTCAATAAGTGACTTGATCCAGTCATAAGGGTCAACCGTGAACGGGTTCTCACTTCGTACACCATCTCGATATGACCAATGTGCAGCAACACCACTTTCGGCGACATCATGCATTTGTTGCGTGCGAATTTGCACTTCAACACGTTTTCCGTCACGGCCCGATACCGTTGTGTGAATGGATCGGTAACCATTTGATTTTGGCTGGCTAATGTAATCTTTAAAGCGCCCAGGAACCGCACGCCAACGCCGGTGTATTATCCCAAGTATTCGGTAGCAATCTGCTTCATTAATCGCAACTATTCGGAAACCGTAAATGTCGGATAGGCGGGAAAAGGCCAACCCCTTTTCCTGCATTTTTCGCCAAATTGAATAGGGTTTCTTTGCACGCCCAATAACCATTGCCTCGATACCCGCAGCATTTAGCTCGTCATTCATATCGCCTGTTATTCGGTCAACAACATCCCCAGTTTCTTTTTGCAAGGTAATGAACCTACGCATAATGGATGCCCGGCCCTCTGGGTTGAGAACTTTAAATGATAGGTCTTCAAGGTCCTCTCGTATTGATTGCATCCCCATCCGCCCGGCAAGCGGCGCAAAGATATCCATCGTTTCACGGGCCTTTTGCGCCTGTTTCCCTGAGGCCATGGATCGTATGGTTCGCATATTATGCAATCGGTCAGCCAACTTCACCAAAATAACACGCATGTCTTGGGCAATTGCCATTAGCAACTTGCGTATATTTTCAGCTTCTTTGGTTTCAGTTGAACTCAGTTGCATTTTGGTCAGCTTGGTGACACCGTCAACAAGCTTTGCAATCTCTGTTGAGAAGTTTTTAGATATTTCGTGCTTTGTTGACCCAGTATCTTCAATGGTATCATGCAATAAAGCTGTGATGATGCTTGCATCATCTAACTTTTGCTCACTCAATATGGTTGCAACAGCCAGCGGATGGGAAAAATAGGGCTCGCCCGACTTCCGTAATTGACCGTCATGTTTACTCTTTGAGTAGTCATAAGCCGCGATAATCATCGCGCTATTTGACTTAGGATTATACTTACTAACTTTGGCTGCAAGGTCTTCAGCGGTAATCATGTGCTAAAACCTTATGCTGAATTTATCCCTGGCCTTGCGCCGCCATCAATGCCCTCAAAAGCTTTTCTTCCGACATGTCGTCTTCAAGCGGCTTATCGGCTTCACCACTCATCAAAATCGCCATGGAGTCATCTTCTGGTTCATCAACTTCGATTTGAGTTTGGTTTGATTCGATCAAACGCTCTCGAAGTGTATCAGCCGACTGGGTTTCATCAGCAATTTCGCGTAAAGAAACTACAGGATTTTTGTCGTTGTCACGGTCCACCGTCAATGGCGAGCCTGACGATATCTCACGAGCACGGTGGGATGCAAGCATCACCAACTCAAAGCGGTTAGGCACTTTGTCAACACAGTCTTCAACCGTCACTCTTGCCATTGTCTTCTCCAAACTAAAAACACTTAGAAAAGGCGGTATTAAGCCCCGATAGAAATAATTACAAGTCTATAATCACAATACTTCTAATTCATTGCGCGCGGAAACCGGCAAAGCGAAAAACATCTCTTCGACAGTTTTTCCAAGAACTGGGTGGCACCAGTTGGGTGCGACATCCATCAATGGCCCTAGAACAAAGGCACGCTCTTGAAGCCTAGGATGCGGCAAAATTAGGTTTTCGGGCATAGACTTTTGTTGCAAATCAATATCTAAACTTTGCCATTTTTCAAAAGTACGCCTGTCTGGCAAAATCAAATCACCGTAGCTGAGCAGATCGATATCTAATGTGCGACTGCCCCATCTTTCTCTGCGAATACGTCCTTTTTGTGCTTCGATATCATGCAAAATCAATAGCAGCTTATCCGGGGTAATAGCAGTGTTTATCATCAGTGCTGCATTTATAAAGTCTGGCCCTGCTCCCTTTGGAAAACACGGTGTTCTGAACAACTGGCTCACCTTAGAGATAGTGAGATCATTTTTTGACAATTCTAAAATCGACCCTAAAATTAGGTCCGTCGGAGTATCGCCCTCCCATTCTTGGTTACTTCCTAATGCAACCAAGCAATTTGTACCCATATGGATCAAAATAACATCCTCTTGGTCCAAAAGCATTACTTGCGACAATCACAAAAATGCTTAGTTTACCGTAATCTGCCGACTCCGAATTTACTCACAGATGATAGGCAGGTGTGTATTTGAAAGGAATATAAATGTTTTACAAGGACGAACGGCTTGCGCTGTTCATCGATGGCTCTAACCTTTATGCAGCCGCAAAATCCTTAGGGTTTGACATCGACTACAAACTTCTTCGTACAGAATTTATGCGCCGTGGTAAAATGCTCAGAGCGTTTTATTACACAGCTTTGCTGGATAACGAAGAATACTCACCCATTAGGCCGCTGGTTGATTGGTTAAACTATAATGGTTTTACCATGGTCACCAAAACAGCCAAAGAATATACGGACAGCCAAGGCCGCCGAAAAGTCAAAGGCAATATGGACATTGAGCTGACCGTTAATGCTATGGAACTGGCACCCTATGTGGATCATATTGTGCTATTTTCAGGAGATGGCGATTTCCGGCCTCTTGTTGAAAGTCTCCAACGCAAGGGTGTTAGAGTATCAGTAGTCTCAACAATTCGCAGCCAACCACCGATGATCGCAGATGAGTTGCGCCGCCAAGCAGACAATTTCATAGAATTAGATGGTCTGCGTGATGTCATTGGTCGACCCCCTCGAGAAGATTCGGAATTAGAGCAAGAGTATGCTGTCTAATTTTATGACGCCTCCTCTGTGAATCAGAGGGGGCTTATTTAATTTACTCACATAATTTCCATTTTCAAAATTAGTTCCCAAACCTTTGTCTGGATAAGAAAACTCTGAGGCTGCGGATTTCCAAACTTTTGAGATTATGTTTGTAGAATGTTTAATTGCTACGTAAAATATGCTTCAAGTCCTCAATGGCCGAAGTTGAGAAACTGGAGAATGCATGACACGTCCAGCGTTACAATTATACTTGGCAGCTCCTCGTGGATTTTGCGCGGGCGTTGACCGCGCCATTCAAATAGTAGAAATGGCTTTAGAAAAATGGGGCGCACCGGTTTATGTGCGACATGAAATCGTGCACAATAAATTTGTTGTTGATGGTTTGCGGCGCAAGGGAGCCATATTTGTAGATGAATTAGAACAATGCCCTGATGATCGACCTGTGATTTTTTCAGCCCATGGAGTGCCAAAAGCTGTGCCTGCAGCAGCAGCCAAACGAGACATGGTGTATGTTGATGCCACTTGCCCCTTGGTCAGCAAAGTTCACATCGAGGCAGATCGACATTATCAAGCTGGCCTTCAAATAGTCATGATTGGCCATGACGGTCACCCAGAAACAATCGGTACGATGGGACAGCTTCCAGAAGGAGAAGTGCTTTTGGTTGAAACCGCAAAAGACGTATCAGCTTTAAACGTCCGGGATCCCCAAAAATTGGCCTATGTAACACAAACAACTTTGTCGATTGATGATACTGCAACGGTTGTTTCTGCTCTAAGCAAAAGGTTTCCTGCAATTGTTGGGCCGCATAAAGAAGACATATGTTATGCCACAACCAACCGGCAGCTTGCAGTGAAACAAATAGCACCCCAAGTCGACGCTTTAATTGTTGTCGGGGCTCCTAATTCGTCAAATTCAAAGAGGCTTGTTGAAGTGGCTTCAAAGGCTGGTTGTAAGTATGCACAACTTGTTCAACGGGCAACCGAAATAGACTGGCGCTCACTGGAAAATATTCGCTCTGTTGGTGTGACCGCTGGAGCTTCTGCTCCTGAAGTGCTTGTGAATGAGGTTGTAGAAGTATTTCAACAGCGCTTTTCGGTCACCATAGAAAAGATCGAAACAGCGCAAGAAAACATTAGCTTTAAAGTGCCCAAAATTTTAAGACAGGCATGATTATAGTTTGAAGATAAACCAATCGTTACTTTATTCAGTTTTTGAGGCGAGAGAAAAATTTATGAATGGAGTTCCCCGACCTGCATTACTTCTTGGCCTAGCAGGTGTTTTGCCGTTTTGTTGGGGTGTTCTGACCATGCAATTTGATGCGTTGTCGCACTTCACACTCGTATATGCAGGATCACGCTTTGTTGGACCCTTTGTGCAGCTATTTTACGGTGCCGTAATTTTATCTTTCATGTCTGGAGTTTTGTGGGGGTATTCCACAAATTTGAATGGTAAATCCGCAGTTGTGGGATATTCGCTCTCTGTTCTTCCTGCCCTCTGGGCTTTTTTTTCGGCAAGTGGCAGCCCGGAACAAACTGGTCAAAATCTAATTTTTGGCTTTTTTGGCCTTTTGGCAATTGATTGGTATTTCTGGTCTCGCGGCTTTGCCCCTAATTGGTGGATGAAGCTCAGGCTTCTTCTGACTTTTCTCGTAATATCTCTATTAGCTGTTGGAGTTTACCTATGAAGCCAGACGCCACGACAATTGATATCTATAATTCAAAGGCTGATGAATATACAAATCTTTCGAAGGATGTTGATCAAGACATCCGGTTAGAGAATTTCACTAACACATTGCCAGCCAAGGCACACGTCCTTGACTACGGATGTGGACCAGGCACCTCCGCTGCATATTTTGCGGACAAGGGCATGGTCACCCATGCATTTGACGCCTCACAAGAAATGGTAAAATTGGCCAGTCGCCATCCTTTGGTTAAAGTATGGCAAGCGGGATTTCATGAGTTTAATAAAATTGATGCCTATGAAGGTGTCTGGGCAAGCTTTTCTCTTTTGCATGCACCACGCAGCGATATGGAGGGCTTGCTGATTGCAATCCACAAAAGCCTTAAGGCAGGAGGCAAGTTTTGCCTCAGTTTGAAACTGGGAAAAGGCGAAGCGCGTGATGCGCTCGGGCGACTTTACACATACTATCAGCAAGAGGAGCTTGAAGCCTTATTGAGTGCAGCGGGTTTCACATGGGAAAACTATCTCACTGGCAGCAGCAAAGGTTTGGATGGAAGCACTGCAAAATGGATTTCGGTTTTTGCGCATGCCTGATTTGTTCGCATATACTGATGGTGCCTGTTCGGGCAACCCGGGCCCCGGTGGATGGGGTGTTTTGCTACAAGCCAAAAAGCAGAAGGACGTTTTAAAAGAGCGGACTTTGCAAGGTGGCGCGCCGCAAACCACAAATAATCAAATGGAATTATTG
The nucleotide sequence above comes from Rhodobacteraceae bacterium Araon29. Encoded proteins:
- a CDS encoding NYN domain-containing protein, yielding MFYKDERLALFIDGSNLYAAAKSLGFDIDYKLLRTEFMRRGKMLRAFYYTALLDNEEYSPIRPLVDWLNYNGFTMVTKTAKEYTDSQGRRKVKGNMDIELTVNAMELAPYVDHIVLFSGDGDFRPLVESLQRKGVRVSVVSTIRSQPPMIADELRRQADNFIELDGLRDVIGRPPREDSELEQEYAV
- the folK gene encoding 2-amino-4-hydroxy-6-hydroxymethyldihydropteridine diphosphokinase — encoded protein: MGTNCLVALGSNQEWEGDTPTDLILGSILELSKNDLTISKVSQLFRTPCFPKGAGPDFINAALMINTAITPDKLLLILHDIEAQKGRIRRERWGSRTLDIDLLSYGDLILPDRRTFEKWQSLDIDLQQKSMPENLILPHPRLQERAFVLGPLMDVAPNWCHPVLGKTVEEMFFALPVSARNELEVL
- a CDS encoding methyltransferase domain-containing protein — encoded protein: MKPDATTIDIYNSKADEYTNLSKDVDQDIRLENFTNTLPAKAHVLDYGCGPGTSAAYFADKGMVTHAFDASQEMVKLASRHPLVKVWQAGFHEFNKIDAYEGVWASFSLLHAPRSDMEGLLIAIHKSLKAGGKFCLSLKLGKGEARDALGRLYTYYQQEELEALLSAAGFTWENYLTGSSKGLDGSTAKWISVFAHA
- a CDS encoding DUF3429 family protein, with the translated sequence MNGVPRPALLLGLAGVLPFCWGVLTMQFDALSHFTLVYAGSRFVGPFVQLFYGAVILSFMSGVLWGYSTNLNGKSAVVGYSLSVLPALWAFFSASGSPEQTGQNLIFGFFGLLAIDWYFWSRGFAPNWWMKLRLLLTFLVISLLAVGVYL
- the ispH gene encoding 4-hydroxy-3-methylbut-2-enyl diphosphate reductase, with the translated sequence MTRPALQLYLAAPRGFCAGVDRAIQIVEMALEKWGAPVYVRHEIVHNKFVVDGLRRKGAIFVDELEQCPDDRPVIFSAHGVPKAVPAAAAKRDMVYVDATCPLVSKVHIEADRHYQAGLQIVMIGHDGHPETIGTMGQLPEGEVLLVETAKDVSALNVRDPQKLAYVTQTTLSIDDTATVVSALSKRFPAIVGPHKEDICYATTNRQLAVKQIAPQVDALIVVGAPNSSNSKRLVEVASKAGCKYAQLVQRATEIDWRSLENIRSVGVTAGASAPEVLVNEVVEVFQQRFSVTIEKIETAQENISFKVPKILRQA